From Sulfurovum zhangzhouensis, one genomic window encodes:
- a CDS encoding murein hydrolase activator EnvC family protein, translated as MIRLFIFSTFLAFSFLFGATTVEKIKDSEQGLKVTSNQKKQTSRKLEKIAEDIKKAENDISLLEKKIDQLKADEDKTEKAYTQLKSELTEAEKELDQINIDIKKKREAFLSLATEQFSVIFALQQLKTQTRESVISYEVYKAYEKHNNEELASLKTDIIGLEKTQQNKSALRDQTKKSLSGIISKREDFVQKKKEKEAYVKRLVDDEEKYQKKFDQIVDKQNVLRDTLAQLNILHKQEADEAKRAAEVRKEAIRLEKERKRKVRLAQEQQREAQLAVMKAQTKEAKVAAALAAKEAETSRLAAEKQSETVRKVNSSYQKSETYNYRGSKTISPISGAKVVKAFGTYVDPIYKIKIYNESITLQAPQQDAKVQNVLNGQIVYAGSSSMLGKVVVVAHSGKLHTVYAGLSKIAPNITKGRKIKKGYVVGKVNSKLIFQATKNSKHIDPLRLINI; from the coding sequence GTGATACGACTGTTTATCTTCTCGACTTTTCTGGCGTTTTCATTTCTGTTTGGTGCAACTACGGTAGAGAAGATCAAAGATTCAGAACAAGGTTTAAAGGTCACTTCAAATCAGAAGAAACAAACAAGCAGAAAGCTTGAGAAGATCGCTGAAGATATTAAAAAAGCTGAGAATGATATTTCATTATTGGAAAAAAAGATAGATCAGCTTAAAGCCGATGAGGATAAAACTGAAAAAGCCTATACGCAATTGAAAAGCGAATTGACTGAAGCGGAGAAGGAACTTGACCAGATCAATATCGATATTAAAAAGAAACGTGAAGCATTTTTATCATTAGCTACTGAGCAGTTCTCAGTGATTTTCGCACTACAACAGTTAAAGACACAGACGCGTGAATCTGTTATCTCTTATGAAGTGTATAAAGCATATGAAAAACATAACAATGAAGAGCTGGCATCTCTCAAAACAGATATCATCGGTTTGGAAAAAACTCAGCAAAATAAGAGTGCTTTACGAGATCAAACAAAAAAATCGCTCTCCGGGATCATTTCCAAACGAGAAGATTTTGTTCAAAAGAAAAAAGAGAAAGAAGCTTACGTCAAGAGATTGGTGGATGACGAAGAGAAATACCAAAAGAAGTTTGATCAAATCGTAGATAAACAAAATGTACTTCGTGATACCCTGGCTCAGCTCAATATTTTGCATAAACAAGAAGCAGATGAAGCAAAGCGTGCAGCAGAGGTAAGGAAAGAAGCGATACGTCTTGAAAAAGAACGTAAAAGAAAAGTAAGGCTTGCCCAAGAACAACAGAGAGAAGCGCAACTCGCTGTTATGAAAGCTCAGACCAAAGAGGCGAAAGTAGCAGCAGCACTCGCAGCCAAAGAAGCGGAGACAAGTCGTCTGGCAGCGGAAAAGCAGAGTGAAACGGTAAGAAAAGTAAACTCTTCTTACCAAAAGTCTGAAACCTACAACTATAGAGGAAGCAAGACGATCTCTCCTATCAGCGGCGCAAAAGTGGTTAAAGCGTTTGGAACCTATGTAGATCCTATCTATAAGATCAAGATCTATAACGAATCAATCACGCTTCAGGCTCCGCAACAGGATGCAAAAGTGCAAAATGTTCTGAATGGACAAATCGTTTATGCCGGAAGCAGCAGTATGCTTGGTAAAGTCGTTGTTGTTGCACACAGTGGAAAGCTTCATACTGTTTATGCAGGGCTTTCGAAGATCGCTCCGAATATCACAAAGGGACGTAAGATAAAAAAAGGTTATGTTGTAGGAAAAGTGAACAGTAAACTGATCTTTCAAGCGACAAAAAACTCAAAACATATCGATCCTTTAAGACTCATCAATATCTAA
- a CDS encoding FKBP-type peptidyl-prolyl cis-trans isomerase, with amino-acid sequence MTITKENCVVGIEYEVKEAGTTEVVDSNKGGEPLEFIIGMGQIIPGLENALVGMSKDESGDILVKAADAYGEVNPEAEQTLPKEQFEGIDLAEGMTLYGQGEHGQTVQVTVKSFNDDEVTIDFNHPLAGKDLMFSVKVLSAREATEDEMATGVVGGQSHGGGHCGSGCGCH; translated from the coding sequence ATGACAATTACAAAAGAAAATTGCGTCGTAGGTATCGAATACGAAGTAAAAGAAGCAGGTACTACAGAAGTAGTAGACAGCAATAAAGGCGGAGAGCCATTAGAATTTATCATCGGTATGGGACAGATCATTCCTGGTCTTGAGAATGCTCTTGTAGGTATGAGCAAAGATGAGAGCGGAGACATTCTAGTAAAGGCTGCAGATGCATATGGCGAAGTAAACCCTGAAGCTGAGCAGACACTACCAAAAGAGCAGTTTGAAGGTATCGATCTTGCTGAAGGTATGACACTTTACGGTCAAGGTGAACATGGACAGACTGTACAGGTAACAGTAAAGTCTTTTAATGACGACGAAGTAACAATCGACTTCAACCACCCACTTGCTGGTAAAGATCTTATGTTCTCAGTTAAAGTACTTAGTGCAAGAGAAGCAACTGAAGATGAGATGGCAACAGGTGTTGTAGGCGGTCAATCACACGGTGGTGGACACTGTGGTTCAGGATGTGGTTGTCACTAA
- the pyrH gene encoding UMP kinase yields the protein MAKRVLVKFSGEALAGEEGYGIDTQILNYIAGEIKSLIDAGIQVGVVVGGGNIVRGVTAAADGIITRTSGDYMGMLATVINGVAIQEALEHIGVETRLQTAIDMQEIGEAFIVRRARRHLEKGRVVVFAGGTGNPYFTTDTAATLRASEIGADMLIKATKVDGVYDKDPKKYPDAIKLDTISYDKALEDHIKVMDDTAIAQAKDNKLPIVVCNMFEKGNLLKIINGDTSLCSVVK from the coding sequence GTGGCAAAAAGAGTATTAGTAAAATTTTCTGGTGAAGCATTGGCTGGTGAAGAAGGGTATGGTATTGATACTCAGATACTTAACTATATTGCAGGTGAGATCAAATCATTGATCGATGCCGGCATTCAAGTTGGTGTTGTAGTAGGTGGTGGGAACATTGTCCGCGGCGTAACTGCTGCTGCTGATGGGATCATCACACGTACAAGTGGTGACTATATGGGAATGTTGGCAACTGTGATCAATGGTGTGGCGATTCAGGAAGCACTTGAACATATCGGTGTGGAAACAAGACTTCAGACTGCAATTGACATGCAAGAGATCGGTGAAGCATTTATCGTAAGACGTGCAAGACGTCATCTTGAAAAAGGAAGAGTAGTTGTATTTGCCGGTGGTACGGGGAACCCATATTTCACCACTGATACTGCTGCGACATTGAGAGCATCTGAAATCGGTGCTGATATGCTTATCAAAGCAACAAAAGTAGACGGTGTGTATGATAAGGACCCTAAAAAGTATCCTGATGCAATAAAACTTGATACAATCAGTTATGACAAAGCACTTGAGGATCACATCAAGGTCATGGATGATACGGCGATTGCACAGGCAAAAGACAACAAGTTACCTATTGTTGTATGTAACATGTTTGAAAAAGGTAATCTTCTTAAGATTATCAACGGTGATACAAGCCTCTGCTCAGTTGTGAAGTAG
- a CDS encoding RluA family pseudouridine synthase, whose product MNSNTFTVSRKGRIDKVLAENLDVSRNQLEKLIKDGLVSVNGKKITKPSFKVEEGDEIAYEFKEAEKREVAPVDFDVEVIYEDDYLMVINKPAGLVVHPAPSVKEPTLVDWLIQRGISLSTISGEERHGIVHRIDKETTGALVIAKDNKTHEKLSEQLQDKSMGRYYLALIDYPLKEDIVIDKPIGRNPNNRLKMDVVPHGKEAKTAFVKLAQSSCDTELIAAKLFTGRTHQIRVHLATLGRHILGDELYGFKSKRDKIARVKLHAYLLYLTHPTTGEKMEFVAPLFEDMQAYLAKYFDESEINEKIDPRTLGDRFNSI is encoded by the coding sequence ATGAATAGCAATACATTTACAGTTTCAAGAAAAGGCCGAATCGATAAGGTATTAGCTGAAAATCTTGATGTAAGCCGTAATCAATTAGAAAAGCTTATCAAAGACGGATTAGTCTCTGTCAATGGTAAGAAGATCACCAAGCCTAGCTTCAAAGTAGAAGAGGGTGATGAAATAGCGTATGAGTTTAAAGAGGCTGAGAAGCGTGAGGTAGCACCTGTGGACTTTGATGTCGAGGTGATCTATGAAGATGACTACCTGATGGTCATCAATAAACCTGCAGGACTTGTGGTACATCCGGCTCCTTCAGTAAAAGAGCCGACTTTGGTAGACTGGCTGATACAACGCGGGATATCACTCTCCACGATCAGCGGTGAAGAGCGTCACGGGATCGTTCACCGTATCGATAAGGAGACCACCGGGGCACTGGTCATCGCCAAGGATAACAAGACCCATGAAAAACTGAGTGAACAGCTGCAGGATAAGAGTATGGGGCGTTACTATCTAGCACTCATTGACTATCCGCTCAAAGAAGATATCGTAATAGACAAGCCTATCGGACGTAACCCAAATAACCGTCTCAAAATGGATGTTGTACCTCATGGCAAAGAGGCAAAAACAGCCTTTGTAAAACTGGCTCAAAGCAGTTGTGATACAGAACTGATCGCTGCAAAACTTTTTACGGGGCGTACGCATCAGATACGTGTACATTTGGCAACACTCGGACGTCATATATTGGGTGATGAATTATACGGATTTAAGAGCAAACGGGATAAAATTGCACGTGTGAAGCTGCATGCATATCTGCTTTATCTGACGCATCCTACTACAGGGGAAAAGATGGAGTTTGTAGCTCCTCTTTTTGAAGATATGCAAGCATATCTGGCAAAATATTTTGATGAAAGTGAAATTAATGAGAAGATCGATCCTCGCACTCTTGGCGACCGCTTTAATAGTATTTAA
- a CDS encoding cell division ATP-binding protein FtsE, producing the protein MSNVINASNLILSYDNGRKEVIKDANFTVKKGEFVFITGPSGSGKSTLLKSLYGRIKPTSGNLVVGGMDLAHVKPSKLQELRTHMGIIFQDFKLVNEWTVSKNVVLPLMIAGYSIDVQNTQAHRLLKHVKLTEHADKYPMELSGGEQQRVGVARALAKNPVLILADEPTGNLDDYSSNVIWDLMENACQQLETTVLVVTHKIPQVFSLPYRHFIIEGKGVYEVH; encoded by the coding sequence TTGTCTAACGTTATCAATGCTTCTAATCTGATTTTGTCTTATGACAACGGTAGAAAAGAGGTAATTAAAGATGCCAACTTTACGGTCAAAAAAGGGGAGTTTGTTTTTATCACGGGACCTAGTGGATCAGGTAAGTCGACACTTCTCAAATCACTCTATGGAAGGATAAAACCGACATCGGGAAATCTTGTTGTCGGAGGTATGGATCTGGCACATGTCAAGCCTTCAAAACTTCAAGAACTGCGTACCCATATGGGGATCATCTTTCAGGACTTTAAACTGGTCAATGAATGGACTGTTTCAAAAAATGTTGTTTTACCTTTAATGATCGCAGGTTACTCAATTGATGTTCAAAATACACAGGCGCACAGACTGCTAAAGCATGTTAAACTCACCGAACATGCTGATAAGTACCCAATGGAGCTGAGCGGTGGGGAACAGCAGCGTGTAGGTGTGGCAAGAGCCCTGGCAAAAAACCCTGTGCTGATCCTCGCAGATGAACCGACAGGAAACCTTGATGACTACTCCTCAAATGTAATTTGGGATCTGATGGAAAATGCCTGTCAGCAACTTGAAACCACCGTACTGGTTGTAACACACAAAATACCTCAAGTATTCTCGTTACCGTATAGACACTTCATTATCGAAGGCAAGGGTGTATATGAAGTACATTAA
- a CDS encoding L,D-transpeptidase — protein MRYIALIFIFLTTLLSAVHTPPKGNATFPISKTSFKLMTKDGFKIVDLKGQKIIVVSVREPGSDGRFYAINEEGDVWKTGPVTSGAKKYRSPSGVFTIFQKKRFHMSTVYPDPSGVNNMDYMMKFTRFGHALHKGSVDWMSHGCIHIAPEDVVELFDWADFSTKVVVTRHSYIPFAMEDLQVSDKASIFPSNILESIFSTD, from the coding sequence ATGAGATATATTGCGCTTATATTTATCTTTCTTACGACTCTTCTATCTGCTGTACATACACCACCTAAAGGTAACGCAACATTCCCTATATCAAAAACTTCATTTAAGCTAATGACTAAAGATGGTTTTAAAATAGTTGATTTAAAAGGACAGAAAATTATCGTTGTTTCTGTGAGAGAACCTGGAAGTGATGGACGTTTTTATGCCATTAATGAAGAAGGAGACGTCTGGAAGACGGGTCCTGTCACTTCAGGTGCAAAGAAGTACCGAAGTCCATCAGGTGTATTTACGATTTTCCAAAAAAAGAGATTTCATATGTCCACGGTCTATCCTGATCCAAGCGGGGTGAATAATATGGACTATATGATGAAATTTACCCGTTTTGGACATGCTTTGCATAAGGGAAGCGTAGACTGGATGTCACATGGCTGTATCCATATTGCCCCTGAAGATGTAGTGGAGCTGTTTGACTGGGCAGATTTCAGTACCAAAGTAGTGGTTACAAGACATAGTTACATACCTTTTGCCATGGAGGATCTGCAGGTGAGTGATAAAGCTTCTATATTTCCTTCCAATATACTAGAGTCAATTTTCTCTACTGATTAA
- a CDS encoding DNA-directed RNA polymerase subunit omega has translation MRTEVLTAKALEKVNHDKYLLANAVGKRAEAIANGATPKVDVDVKTMKATDIALLEIAEGKIEVNLEE, from the coding sequence ATGAGAACAGAAGTATTGACAGCAAAAGCATTGGAAAAAGTAAACCATGATAAATACCTTTTGGCAAATGCAGTAGGAAAAAGAGCTGAGGCAATTGCTAACGGTGCAACACCTAAAGTAGATGTAGATGTTAAAACAATGAAAGCAACAGATATCGCACTTTTGGAGATTGCTGAAGGTAAAATCGAAGTAAACCTAGAGGAGTAG
- a CDS encoding 5'-methylthioadenosine/adenosylhomocysteine nucleosidase yields the protein MPKKIAIMGAMPEEIAPLLDKLDNVTTSVYACNTYYEGTYRGKEIVVAYSKIGKVFATLTATMLIEKFGCDLLLFSGVAGAISDELAIGDLIIADGLCQHDLDITAFGHPHGYVPEGEVCIPTDVTLRNIAKEVANEKGLKLKEGIIATGDQFVANSERKEWIGETFKAHALEMEGASVAVVCSSMGVPFFIMRAISDSADMDAGFDFDAFLESSAKTSADFVISMVEKIDPEKLCRPCGCNHND from the coding sequence ATGCCCAAGAAGATTGCTATCATGGGTGCGATGCCTGAAGAGATCGCACCGCTTTTGGATAAACTTGATAATGTCACGACAAGTGTTTATGCTTGCAATACTTACTATGAAGGAACCTATAGGGGCAAAGAGATCGTTGTGGCATACTCAAAGATCGGAAAAGTATTTGCTACGCTAACAGCAACAATGCTTATCGAAAAGTTTGGATGTGATCTGCTTCTTTTTAGTGGTGTAGCAGGTGCGATCAGTGATGAACTGGCAATAGGAGACTTGATCATTGCAGACGGGCTTTGTCAGCATGATTTGGATATCACTGCATTCGGTCATCCGCATGGGTATGTTCCTGAAGGTGAAGTATGTATCCCTACAGATGTAACACTTCGAAATATTGCAAAAGAAGTAGCAAACGAAAAGGGTCTGAAACTCAAAGAAGGGATCATTGCTACAGGAGATCAATTCGTAGCAAATTCTGAACGTAAGGAGTGGATCGGTGAGACCTTTAAGGCTCACGCACTGGAAATGGAAGGTGCATCAGTAGCTGTAGTATGCAGCTCGATGGGTGTTCCGTTCTTTATCATGCGTGCGATCAGTGATAGTGCAGATATGGATGCGGGATTTGATTTTGATGCTTTCCTGGAAAGTTCAGCTAAGACTTCAGCAGACTTTGTGATCAGTATGGTTGAAAAGATAGATCCAGAGAAACTCTGTAGACCTTGTGGTTGCAATCACAATGATTAA
- a CDS encoding fibronectin type III domain-containing protein — MRRSILALLATALIVFNGCGGVVQSMTVYESDPSLAKLQNLKTLPQRNSIGFEWEKITDSKVRGINVYRSVDGEEMHIATISNAYATHFVDTQVKPGQSYSYTFKTLRFGKEAESGTQIKVRALSPLASVTFLQAYKVGEGTVKLLWRPHDNESINAYIIERSVNGGEWRYLAQVNGRIMVEYIDTFVRPGREYHYRIIAKSYDDTTSRPSQPTQIRL, encoded by the coding sequence ATGAGAAGATCGATCCTCGCACTCTTGGCGACCGCTTTAATAGTATTTAACGGCTGTGGCGGTGTTGTACAGAGTATGACCGTTTATGAGAGTGATCCTTCTTTAGCAAAACTCCAAAATCTCAAAACCCTTCCTCAGAGAAACTCTATCGGTTTCGAGTGGGAAAAAATCACAGACAGTAAAGTACGCGGGATCAATGTCTATAGAAGCGTTGATGGTGAAGAGATGCATATTGCTACGATCTCCAATGCATATGCTACTCATTTTGTCGATACACAAGTCAAACCCGGACAAAGTTACAGCTACACATTTAAAACATTGCGTTTTGGAAAAGAGGCTGAGTCTGGCACTCAGATCAAGGTTCGTGCATTATCTCCTCTTGCCAGTGTAACTTTCCTCCAAGCTTACAAAGTAGGGGAAGGGACAGTGAAACTGCTCTGGAGACCACATGATAATGAGAGTATCAATGCCTATATCATCGAACGTTCAGTAAACGGAGGTGAATGGAGATATCTTGCTCAGGTCAACGGACGGATCATGGTAGAGTATATTGATACGTTTGTCAGACCGGGAAGGGAATATCACTACCGTATTATTGCGAAGAGTTATGACGATACGACTTCGCGACCAAGTCAGCCAACACAAATCAGACTGTAA
- a CDS encoding cell division protein FtsX, with translation MKYIKNHLMFIFPLMAILLGIEFYLVFDRTTDTYEKGLQEGYSMLVVAKQPMKIDDFQALNRHVSNIDSIERDRIVAKIAKGVTKEGEEKILKSLPYFYNVHLDEYISTEELIKIKEDLESSSLIKKVETFGSNYESNYRLFSFIKFTLKIFIAFMSVVSLFLIMKQMEIWKYAHKERMQIMEIFGAPLMLRSGVLFKIAIVDAIAATLIVSSIFLYLKFQWAVNSGIEIMVQNRDYLFRITDIGILLAAALVIVIISVYSVVYSSKGVQ, from the coding sequence ATGAAGTACATTAAAAACCATTTGATGTTTATTTTTCCTTTGATGGCAATATTATTGGGCATTGAGTTCTATCTTGTTTTTGATCGTACTACCGATACATATGAAAAAGGGCTTCAAGAGGGATATTCGATGCTTGTAGTAGCCAAACAACCTATGAAAATCGATGATTTTCAGGCACTCAATAGACATGTCAGTAACATTGATAGCATAGAACGGGATAGGATAGTTGCAAAGATCGCCAAAGGTGTTACCAAAGAGGGCGAGGAAAAAATTTTAAAATCATTGCCATATTTTTACAATGTACATTTGGATGAGTATATCAGTACAGAAGAGTTAATAAAGATTAAAGAGGACCTCGAGTCTAGTTCACTCATTAAAAAGGTTGAAACATTCGGCAGCAATTATGAATCAAATTACAGGTTGTTCAGTTTTATCAAATTTACGTTGAAAATATTTATCGCATTTATGTCCGTGGTGAGTCTCTTTTTGATCATGAAACAGATGGAGATCTGGAAATATGCACATAAAGAGCGTATGCAGATCATGGAGATCTTCGGTGCTCCGTTGATGTTACGAAGCGGTGTGCTCTTTAAGATCGCGATCGTCGATGCTATCGCTGCAACATTGATCGTAAGCAGTATTTTTCTCTATCTCAAATTTCAATGGGCTGTAAATAGCGGTATAGAGATCATGGTTCAAAACAGAGATTATCTCTTTAGGATCACAGATATAGGTATTTTGTTGGCCGCTGCTTTAGTAATAGTGATCATATCAGTCTATTCGGTAGTATACAGCTCCAAGGGAGTACAGTAG
- the trmB gene encoding tRNA (guanosine(46)-N7)-methyltransferase TrmB: MPHIKVKPFDSTIVDKKIPDSSLLTFRAKAIGADEELWGVEYAGEEFLLQYKPESNGAAQLKYDKVTRPLKVNLLKEALAKTAEELNLEIQSSNIAISHTKAPLSSKYFKKIEDFETVDYTKEKLSVEVGFGSGKHLLYQAKKNPDTLFIGLEIHTPSAQQVLKQIELQGLDNIWVVNYDARLFLEMLPSNSCEQVFVHFPVPWDKKPHRRVISPSFLEESMRVLRKDGRLELRTDSDNYFWYALETFFGENVPKTHVEVRKNEALEVTSKYEARWLRQEKDIYDVYVKCLTESEAKALDIDFNFNAVKYMQGIEEKLSKKAMVFDGFFIHFERLFKIGEDKLLIKCAFGSYDRPEHKYILMDKEGCRYFASVPVKTMVNFKAHQKMKDIFSQGDLIV, from the coding sequence ATGCCACATATTAAAGTCAAACCATTTGACAGTACTATCGTAGATAAGAAGATACCTGATAGTTCATTACTTACCTTTCGTGCAAAAGCAATAGGAGCCGATGAGGAGTTATGGGGAGTAGAATACGCAGGTGAAGAGTTTTTACTCCAGTACAAACCTGAGAGTAACGGTGCAGCACAACTCAAATACGACAAGGTTACCAGACCGTTGAAGGTCAATCTGCTCAAAGAAGCTTTGGCAAAAACTGCTGAAGAGCTGAACCTTGAAATACAGAGTTCCAATATCGCGATCTCTCATACCAAAGCCCCGCTCTCTTCGAAATATTTTAAGAAGATAGAGGATTTTGAAACGGTTGATTACACTAAAGAGAAGCTTTCTGTTGAAGTAGGGTTTGGTAGCGGGAAACATCTGCTTTACCAGGCAAAGAAAAATCCCGACACATTGTTTATCGGACTTGAGATCCATACACCTTCTGCACAACAGGTTCTCAAACAGATCGAACTACAGGGATTGGATAATATCTGGGTAGTCAACTACGATGCGAGGCTTTTTTTGGAGATGCTCCCATCCAACAGTTGTGAACAGGTCTTTGTACACTTTCCTGTTCCGTGGGATAAAAAGCCTCATAGAAGAGTCATAAGTCCGAGTTTTCTTGAAGAGTCTATGAGAGTGTTGCGTAAAGACGGAAGACTTGAATTACGTACAGATAGTGATAATTACTTTTGGTATGCATTAGAGACTTTCTTTGGAGAAAATGTACCGAAAACACATGTTGAAGTACGCAAGAATGAAGCCCTGGAAGTGACCAGTAAATATGAAGCAAGATGGCTTAGACAGGAAAAAGATATCTATGATGTATATGTAAAGTGTTTAACTGAGTCTGAAGCAAAAGCATTAGATATTGATTTTAATTTTAATGCAGTAAAATATATGCAAGGTATAGAGGAAAAACTTTCAAAAAAAGCTATGGTATTTGATGGATTCTTTATACACTTTGAACGTCTTTTCAAGATCGGTGAAGATAAACTATTGATCAAATGTGCATTTGGAAGCTATGACAGGCCTGAGCATAAGTATATACTGATGGATAAAGAAGGGTGTAGATATTTCGCATCTGTCCCGGTTAAAACAATGGTAAATTTCAAGGCACATCAAAAAATGAAAGACATCTTTTCACAAGGAGATTTAATTGTCTAA
- the fabD gene encoding ACP S-malonyltransferase, with the protein MSVKCAFLFPGQGSQAVGMGQDFFNNSDIAKQMVADASERTGINFEELLFTENDKLEKTEYTQPAILLVSAIAHRLFENEMPIKPHYAMGHSLGEFSALVSVGAIDAIDAVELVNLRGKLMAEACAGQDVGMMVALGLSDDVVESICAEQRDAGMKVWPVNYNAEGQIVIAGVKSDLQKLEPILKEAKAKRAMLLNMSVASHCPLLEAATAPLAEKLTEVLRDEFNAPVVSNVTAEYYSSKAEALELLPKQLTSPVLYKQAIAKFDDEVDCYIEFGHGGVLKGLNRKATTKPHFVVSDMASLQVALDEISKLNAQ; encoded by the coding sequence ATGTCAGTGAAATGTGCATTTTTATTTCCGGGACAAGGGTCTCAGGCTGTCGGTATGGGGCAGGACTTTTTTAACAATTCTGATATAGCAAAACAGATGGTAGCTGATGCAAGCGAACGTACGGGTATTAACTTCGAAGAGCTTCTTTTTACTGAGAATGATAAGCTGGAAAAGACAGAGTATACTCAACCTGCTATTCTACTGGTTTCTGCGATAGCACATAGACTATTTGAAAATGAGATGCCGATCAAGCCGCATTACGCAATGGGACACTCTCTTGGTGAGTTTTCTGCATTAGTAAGTGTAGGTGCGATCGATGCGATTGATGCAGTAGAACTTGTAAACTTACGTGGTAAATTGATGGCTGAAGCATGTGCAGGTCAAGATGTAGGTATGATGGTTGCTCTCGGACTTTCTGATGATGTTGTTGAGAGTATTTGTGCTGAGCAAAGAGATGCAGGGATGAAAGTATGGCCGGTAAACTACAATGCCGAAGGTCAGATCGTAATTGCCGGAGTGAAATCAGACCTTCAAAAGCTTGAACCGATTTTGAAAGAAGCAAAAGCAAAAAGAGCGATGCTGCTTAATATGTCAGTAGCTAGCCACTGTCCGCTTTTAGAAGCTGCTACAGCACCTCTGGCTGAAAAACTTACCGAAGTGCTTAGAGATGAGTTCAACGCACCGGTTGTTTCAAACGTAACAGCTGAGTATTACAGCTCAAAAGCTGAAGCACTTGAGCTTCTTCCAAAGCAGTTGACTTCACCGGTACTTTACAAGCAAGCAATCGCGAAGTTCGATGATGAAGTGGATTGTTATATTGAATTCGGTCATGGCGGCGTTCTAAAAGGGCTGAACAGAAAAGCAACGACAAAACCTCATTTTGTAGTCTCGGATATGGCATCACTTCAAGTTGCACTTGATGAGATCAGTAAGCTAAATGCACAATAA
- a CDS encoding tRNA lysidine(34) synthetase: MIPMSKKLLKVIGKTNAEFRLIGEGDKVLVGLSGGKDSLSLVHALKHMQRNAPFDFEFEACTVKYGMPDEHYDFLSAHCAQYGIKHTVYDTNIFDVSQDAIRENSSFCSYFSRMRRGALYSFAQEGGFNKVALGHHFDDTVESFFMNMFYNGTMRALAPIYKTGKGFHLIRPLIQVRESQLRGFAMDNNLQVVGDEACPAMLKDVKMPHARAATKEWLAGLEQKNSDIFKMIKASFKHIHDDTFLDPERWDRDDI, from the coding sequence ATCATACCGATGAGTAAAAAACTGCTCAAGGTGATCGGTAAGACTAATGCTGAGTTTAGGCTCATCGGTGAAGGTGACAAGGTACTTGTAGGGTTAAGCGGAGGAAAAGACTCCCTATCCCTGGTACATGCTCTCAAGCATATGCAGCGGAATGCTCCCTTTGATTTTGAGTTTGAAGCGTGTACGGTAAAGTACGGGATGCCTGATGAACATTACGATTTTCTCTCGGCACACTGTGCACAGTACGGTATCAAACATACTGTCTATGATACCAATATCTTCGATGTCAGCCAGGATGCGATCCGAGAGAACTCCTCTTTTTGTTCTTACTTCTCACGTATGCGAAGGGGAGCACTCTACAGCTTTGCACAAGAGGGCGGTTTCAACAAAGTAGCGTTGGGGCACCACTTTGATGATACGGTAGAGAGCTTCTTTATGAATATGTTCTACAACGGTACGATGAGAGCATTGGCTCCGATCTATAAGACAGGCAAAGGCTTTCACCTGATCCGTCCACTGATCCAGGTACGTGAGTCACAGCTACGCGGGTTTGCAATGGATAACAATCTGCAAGTGGTCGGTGATGAAGCATGTCCTGCAATGCTCAAAGATGTCAAAATGCCGCATGCCAGAGCTGCTACTAAAGAGTGGCTTGCAGGGCTTGAACAGAAAAACAGTGATATCTTCAAGATGATCAAGGCTTCTTTCAAACATATTCATGACGATACGTTCCTCGACCCCGAGCGTTGGGACAGGGATGATATATAA